One Candidatus Krumholzibacteriota bacterium genomic window carries:
- a CDS encoding 4Fe-4S dicluster domain-containing protein: MRKPKLRELKEALNALFTGPYTSKFPKVAPTVPAHFRGTPTYVPDECVGCGACGQVCPAGAIEIADEFSEEKGRLVRRITRDWGKCIFCSQCFVYCITKKGIELDPDFEKSTLDPATNINEHEKELLFCEKCGGVITAVDHVTWMARRLGELAFANQTFMVAKMGELKLVEETAPREAERGLERQDFIRILCPNCRASYILTDEWGQS, from the coding sequence ATGCGGAAACCGAAACTCAGAGAGCTGAAGGAGGCCCTGAACGCACTGTTCACGGGCCCGTACACGAGCAAGTTCCCCAAGGTGGCGCCGACGGTCCCCGCTCATTTCCGGGGCACGCCCACGTACGTCCCCGACGAGTGCGTCGGCTGCGGCGCGTGCGGCCAGGTCTGCCCCGCCGGCGCGATCGAGATCGCCGACGAGTTCAGCGAGGAGAAGGGCCGGCTCGTCCGCCGGATCACGCGCGACTGGGGCAAGTGCATCTTCTGCTCCCAGTGCTTCGTCTACTGCATCACGAAGAAGGGGATCGAGCTCGATCCCGACTTCGAGAAGTCGACGCTCGACCCGGCGACCAACATCAACGAGCACGAGAAGGAGCTTCTCTTCTGCGAGAAGTGCGGGGGCGTGATCACCGCTGTCGACCACGTGACGTGGATGGCGCGCAGGCTCGGCGAGCTCGCCTTCGCCAACCAGACCTTCATGGTGGCGAAGATGGGCGAGCTGAAGCTGGTCGAGGAGACGGCGCCCCGCGAGGCCGAACGCGGTCTCGAACGGCAGGACTTCATCCGTATCCTCTGCCCGAACTGCCGCGCCTCCTACATCCTCACCGACGAGTGGGGACAGAGCTGA
- a CDS encoding NADH-quinone oxidoreductase subunit B family protein: protein MSLALKALKKSPWVFHVNTGACNNCDIEVLDALTPRFDVERFGIVLVGSIRHADVLLISGPVTRNVLPRLKRLYDQAPRPIKVIVIGACGCRCGIFRDGYNIVGPVDKHIPVDAYIPGCPPKPETIIAGVVKVLNTL from the coding sequence ATGTCCTTGGCGCTGAAAGCTCTCAAGAAATCGCCCTGGGTCTTCCACGTGAACACGGGGGCGTGCAACAACTGCGACATCGAGGTGCTCGACGCCCTCACGCCGCGTTTCGACGTGGAGCGGTTCGGCATCGTGCTCGTCGGGAGCATCCGGCACGCGGACGTGCTGCTGATCAGCGGCCCCGTCACCCGGAACGTGCTTCCGCGGCTGAAGCGCCTCTACGACCAGGCGCCGAGGCCGATCAAGGTGATCGTCATCGGCGCGTGCGGCTGCCGCTGCGGGATCTTCCGCGACGGGTACAACATCGTCGGGCCCGTCGACAAGCATATTCCCGTCGACGCGTACATCCCGGGCTGCCCGCCGAAACCGGAGACGATCATCGCCGGCGTCGTGAAGGTACTGAACACGCTCTGA
- a CDS encoding NADH-quinone oxidoreductase subunit H, translating to MDAAKYVLNYLVFPGFLFSAIVGLLTTWVDRKVTARVQWRVGPPWYQPFADTVKLMGKEVVVPADARRTGFLLMPVVGLAGATLASTILWMVNLYPGASFVGDTIVVIYVMTIPAISMILGGSASGNPLGVLGASREMKLLFAYELPLVLAVLTTVYKAGSFSFQDIVAYQDANGIMLGSVSGVLAFIVMIFCAQAKATMLPFDIPEAETELAGGSHIEYSGAPLALVRLTMAMMLFVLPIFIITLFWGGIAFAGWRILTSILKYVAIIVIMVLIKNTNPRVRIDQAVRFFWGPMFVLSVVAMILAVLGY from the coding sequence ATGGACGCTGCCAAGTACGTGCTCAACTACCTCGTGTTCCCGGGATTCCTCTTCTCGGCGATCGTCGGGCTGCTGACCACCTGGGTGGACCGGAAGGTCACGGCCCGCGTGCAGTGGCGGGTAGGCCCCCCGTGGTACCAGCCCTTCGCCGACACGGTGAAACTGATGGGCAAGGAGGTCGTCGTGCCCGCCGACGCGCGGCGCACGGGATTCCTCCTCATGCCCGTCGTCGGGCTCGCCGGCGCCACGCTCGCATCGACGATCCTGTGGATGGTCAATCTCTATCCCGGGGCCTCCTTCGTCGGCGACACGATCGTCGTGATCTACGTCATGACGATCCCGGCGATCTCGATGATCCTCGGCGGCAGCGCCTCGGGCAACCCCCTCGGCGTCCTCGGGGCGAGCCGCGAGATGAAACTGCTCTTCGCCTACGAGCTGCCCCTCGTCCTCGCCGTGCTGACCACGGTGTACAAGGCGGGAAGCTTCTCCTTCCAGGATATCGTCGCCTACCAGGACGCGAACGGGATCATGCTCGGATCCGTCTCGGGCGTCCTCGCCTTCATCGTGATGATCTTCTGCGCGCAGGCGAAGGCGACGATGCTCCCCTTCGACATCCCGGAGGCGGAGACCGAACTCGCCGGCGGCTCCCACATCGAGTATTCGGGAGCCCCGCTCGCGCTCGTTCGCCTGACGATGGCCATGATGCTCTTCGTGCTGCCGATATTCATCATCACCCTGTTCTGGGGCGGGATCGCCTTCGCCGGATGGCGCATCCTGACGTCGATCCTCAAGTACGTCGCGATCATCGTCATCATGGTGCTCATCAAGAACACGAACCCCCGCGTGAGGATCGACCAGGCGGTCCGGTTCTTCTGGGGTCCGATGTTCGTTTTGTCGGTCGTCGCCATGATCCTGGCCGTGCTGGGATACTAG
- a CDS encoding Na+/H+ antiporter subunit G — translation MSETIGLILLIVGISFDVVGCIGLVRLPDIYNRLQAATKCVTLGTCMILLSVPFYTGFNSMGMKALLCIWFVLLTSPTGAHAIARAAHRSGIRLWEGSVMDKYAEDREGAEDN, via the coding sequence ATGAGTGAGACGATCGGACTGATACTGCTCATCGTGGGCATCTCCTTCGACGTCGTCGGGTGCATCGGGCTGGTGCGGCTCCCCGACATCTACAACCGCCTCCAGGCGGCGACGAAATGCGTCACGCTCGGCACCTGCATGATCCTGTTGAGCGTCCCCTTCTACACGGGATTCAACTCGATGGGCATGAAGGCGCTGCTGTGCATCTGGTTCGTGCTGCTGACATCGCCGACGGGGGCGCACGCCATCGCGCGCGCCGCCCACCGCTCGGGGATCCGCCTCTGGGAGGGCAGCGTCATGGACAAGTACGCGGAGGACCGCGAGGGCGCCGAGGACAATTGA
- a CDS encoding Na+/H+ antiporter subunit E has product MKRIIHFIILMIVWLLLTWSLQWQEVLVGVVVCLLAELLLGDIFPHGAVYIFSPVRLFWMIVYTVVFIAFVVRANFDVAYRVLNIYMPIRPGIVKVRTALKTDMARTFLANSITLTPGTLSVDMIDDHLYVHWINITSEDPEKETEIIVRRFEKLLERVFE; this is encoded by the coding sequence ATGAAACGCATCATTCACTTTATCATCCTGATGATCGTCTGGCTGCTGCTGACCTGGTCGCTCCAGTGGCAGGAAGTGCTCGTCGGCGTTGTCGTCTGCCTGCTCGCCGAGCTGCTGCTCGGTGACATCTTCCCCCACGGCGCGGTCTACATCTTCAGCCCCGTGCGGCTCTTCTGGATGATCGTCTACACCGTCGTCTTCATCGCCTTCGTCGTCAGGGCGAATTTCGACGTGGCCTACCGCGTGCTGAACATCTACATGCCGATCCGGCCGGGCATCGTGAAGGTGCGGACGGCGCTCAAGACCGACATGGCGAGGACCTTCCTCGCCAACTCGATCACGCTCACGCCGGGAACGCTCAGCGTCGACATGATCGACGACCATCTCTACGTGCACTGGATCAACATCACATCCGAGGATCCCGAGAAGGAGACGGAGATCATCGTGCGGCGGTTCGAGAAGCTGCTAGAAAGGGTGTTCGAGTAG
- a CDS encoding DUF4040 domain-containing protein — translation MEIFLLLLLAFMIIGSLVAIETKNLLSSVISVGVVGFSLSIAFLMLGAPDIAITQVVVEILILVILIRATITTDNTAIEGGRDTFPFVSSLIFFGLFLIFAWFAIQELPRFGEPLMRVSDHYLRTGAEKTGATNIVTSVLLDFRGYDTVGEATVLFTSIVGAFVILRRRGRKKAGEEDHEKFGILEDDDIKKTFEGF, via the coding sequence ATGGAGATCTTTCTCCTGTTATTGCTGGCGTTCATGATCATCGGGTCGCTCGTGGCGATCGAGACGAAGAACCTCCTTTCCTCGGTCATCTCGGTGGGCGTCGTCGGATTCAGTCTCAGCATCGCGTTCCTGATGCTCGGGGCCCCCGACATCGCGATCACGCAAGTGGTCGTCGAGATCCTGATCCTCGTGATCCTGATCCGCGCGACCATCACGACCGACAACACGGCGATCGAGGGCGGCAGGGACACCTTCCCCTTCGTCTCGAGCCTCATCTTCTTCGGGCTGTTTCTGATCTTCGCGTGGTTCGCCATCCAGGAGCTGCCCCGGTTCGGCGAGCCCCTCATGCGGGTCTCCGACCACTACCTCCGCACGGGGGCCGAGAAGACGGGCGCGACGAACATCGTGACGAGCGTCCTCCTCGATTTCCGGGGATACGACACGGTCGGCGAGGCGACGGTGCTCTTCACCTCGATCGTCGGCGCCTTCGTGATCCTGCGGCGGCGCGGGCGCAAGAAGGCCGGCGAGGAGGATCACGAGAAGTTCGGGATCCTCGAGGACGACGACATAAAGAAGACGTTCGAGGGCTTCTAG
- a CDS encoding nickel-dependent hydrogenase large subunit produces MVKKIPIGPFHPILEEPEFFELHVDGERVVDIDITIGWSHRGIELLSEHKTWDQVPFLVERVCGICSCSHPYAYVKAVEDCAGIEVPIRAQYIRAIIAELERLHSHLLWTGLAGHFLGYNTVFMWTWKYREPLLDILEAVTGNRNHYAMLRPGGVRRDVPAEEIPNILTMLNELEKKNALLTNAIVDDPVIHARTKNVGILPLDKCREYGALGPTARAGGYDIDARRDHPIDVYGELDFDVIVCENGDVFDKAVVRQRENFEAIKIIRQSLEKLKALGEGPICTEVHEIPPGEGIGVYEAPRGEVLHYVRSNGGNMPMRHKIRAPSFNNILTNEYSVVGNTVADAGLITAAVDPCYSCTERVGVVDASSGDRSVLTEADLIRLSQEKTEQIRKRLSRNRTGRPSAD; encoded by the coding sequence ATGGTGAAAAAGATCCCGATCGGCCCGTTCCATCCGATCCTCGAGGAACCGGAGTTCTTCGAGCTGCACGTGGACGGGGAGCGGGTCGTCGACATAGACATAACGATCGGATGGAGCCACCGCGGGATCGAGCTCCTCTCCGAGCACAAGACGTGGGACCAGGTGCCCTTCCTCGTCGAGCGCGTCTGCGGGATCTGCTCCTGCTCCCATCCCTACGCCTACGTCAAGGCGGTGGAGGACTGCGCCGGGATCGAGGTGCCGATCCGCGCGCAGTACATCCGCGCGATCATCGCCGAGCTGGAGCGGCTCCACAGCCACCTGCTCTGGACCGGGTTGGCGGGGCATTTCCTCGGCTACAACACGGTCTTCATGTGGACGTGGAAATACCGCGAGCCCCTCCTCGACATCCTCGAGGCGGTCACGGGCAACCGCAACCACTACGCGATGCTGCGGCCCGGCGGAGTGCGCCGCGACGTGCCGGCGGAGGAGATCCCGAACATCCTCACGATGCTGAACGAGCTCGAGAAGAAGAACGCGCTTCTCACCAACGCGATCGTCGACGACCCGGTCATCCACGCGCGCACGAAGAACGTCGGCATCCTTCCGCTCGACAAGTGCCGCGAGTACGGTGCGCTCGGTCCGACGGCCCGCGCCGGCGGCTACGACATCGATGCCCGGCGCGACCACCCGATCGACGTCTACGGCGAGCTGGATTTCGACGTCATCGTCTGCGAGAACGGGGACGTCTTCGACAAGGCCGTCGTCCGGCAGCGCGAGAATTTCGAGGCGATCAAGATCATCCGCCAGAGCCTGGAGAAGCTCAAGGCGCTGGGGGAGGGGCCGATCTGCACAGAGGTGCACGAGATCCCGCCCGGCGAGGGGATCGGCGTCTACGAGGCCCCGCGGGGCGAGGTGCTCCACTACGTCCGCTCGAACGGCGGGAACATGCCGATGCGGCACAAGATCCGGGCCCCGAGCTTCAACAACATCCTCACGAACGAGTACAGCGTCGTGGGGAACACCGTCGCGGACGCCGGGCTGATCACCGCCGCGGTCGATCCGTGCTACTCCTGCACCGAGCGGGTCGGCGTCGTCGACGCCTCCTCGGGCGACAGGAGCGTCCTGACCGAGGCCGATCTCATCCGGCTGTCGCAGGAGAAGACCGAACAGATCAGGAAACGGCTGTCCAGGAACAGAACAGGTCGACCCTCGGCCGACTGA
- a CDS encoding NADH/ubiquinone/plastoquinone (complex I), giving the protein MQGYYPLFTALPLAAAFFNLLVTKINQKFADVIAFVVTGALAVMAVLMLFEPSFVYHVGGHDAPWGILLVNDGLSTLMLVVINVIGFLAMIFSLRYMTTYTAKPKYFTLYMLMIAGMNGVVITGDLFNLYVFLEIASIASYALVGFGTGRRELEASFKYLILGSVASTAVLFGIAFMYSMTGTLNMPDMAQQLALVGMNRAVAFVIALFIMGFGLKASTVPFHAWLPDAHPSAPAPISAMLSGVLIKALGIYTIMRVMFHVIGRNALVASILMFLGALSMVVAGLIAIGQSDFKRMLAYSSISQMGYVLIGVGVALNPAATPVVAAFGLVGGLFHLVNHAVFKSLLFLASGAVEYCTGTRDLHKLGGLIRKMPVTGVATAIGSMSIAGLPPFNGFVSKLLIFIALFKGGYMIYGIVAVAVGFVTLFYFLKLQRDVLFGSLPAALASVREAPFAMTLPLVILALLCLAMGVGYTFVDSHMLQAAKDALLDQVAYINLL; this is encoded by the coding sequence ATGCAGGGATATTATCCGTTATTCACGGCGTTACCGCTCGCGGCGGCGTTCTTCAACCTCCTCGTGACGAAGATCAACCAGAAGTTCGCCGACGTCATCGCCTTCGTCGTGACCGGGGCGCTGGCCGTCATGGCGGTCCTCATGCTCTTCGAGCCGTCCTTCGTCTACCACGTCGGTGGGCACGACGCCCCCTGGGGCATCCTCCTCGTCAACGACGGCCTGAGCACGCTCATGCTGGTGGTGATCAACGTCATCGGCTTCCTCGCCATGATCTTCTCGCTCCGGTACATGACCACCTACACGGCCAAGCCGAAGTATTTCACGCTCTACATGCTGATGATCGCGGGGATGAACGGCGTCGTCATCACGGGCGACCTGTTCAACCTCTACGTCTTCCTCGAGATCGCGTCGATCGCCTCCTACGCCCTCGTCGGGTTCGGCACGGGGCGGCGGGAGCTCGAGGCCTCCTTCAAGTACCTGATCCTCGGGAGCGTCGCCTCGACGGCCGTCCTCTTCGGGATCGCCTTCATGTACTCGATGACCGGCACGCTGAACATGCCGGACATGGCGCAGCAGCTCGCCCTCGTGGGGATGAACCGGGCCGTGGCCTTCGTCATCGCCCTCTTCATCATGGGCTTCGGTTTGAAGGCCTCCACGGTGCCCTTCCACGCCTGGCTGCCCGACGCCCACCCGAGCGCGCCGGCGCCGATCTCCGCGATGCTCTCCGGGGTGCTGATCAAGGCGCTCGGGATCTACACGATCATGCGCGTCATGTTCCACGTCATCGGGCGGAACGCCCTCGTGGCCTCGATACTGATGTTCCTCGGGGCCCTCTCGATGGTCGTCGCCGGGCTCATCGCGATCGGCCAGAGCGATTTCAAGCGGATGCTCGCCTATTCGTCGATCAGCCAGATGGGATACGTGCTGATCGGCGTCGGCGTGGCGCTCAACCCCGCGGCGACGCCGGTCGTCGCCGCCTTCGGGCTCGTCGGCGGGCTCTTCCACCTCGTCAACCACGCCGTCTTCAAGTCGCTCCTCTTCCTCGCTTCCGGCGCCGTCGAATACTGCACCGGCACGAGAGACCTGCACAAGCTCGGCGGGCTCATCAGGAAGATGCCGGTCACCGGCGTCGCGACGGCCATCGGCTCGATGTCGATCGCCGGGCTGCCGCCCTTCAACGGGTTCGTCTCGAAACTCCTGATCTTCATCGCCCTTTTCAAGGGCGGATACATGATCTACGGCATCGTCGCCGTGGCCGTGGGGTTCGTGACCCTGTTCTACTTCCTCAAGCTGCAGCGCGACGTGCTCTTCGGCTCGTTGCCGGCCGCCCTCGCCTCGGTGCGGGAAGCGCCCTTCGCCATGACGCTGCCGCTCGTCATCCTCGCGCTTCTCTGCCTCGCGATGGGAGTGGGATACACGTTCGTCGACTCGCATATGCTCCAGGCGGCCAAGGACGCCCTCCTGGACCAGGTGGCGTACATCAACCTCTTGTAA
- a CDS encoding NADH-quinone oxidoreductase subunit K, producing MILYFLSLVLLVMGLYCLIAKKNIVKKIIGITITEYSINLFLVLLGYRQGGVAPILLKGMKSGEIVEHAVDPLPQALVLTSIVIGLGVLALMVSMCLRIYEKYKTFDMSEINRLRG from the coding sequence ATGATCCTGTACTTCCTTTCCCTGGTGTTGCTGGTGATGGGGCTCTACTGCCTCATCGCGAAGAAGAATATCGTGAAGAAGATCATCGGGATCACCATCACGGAGTACTCCATCAACCTCTTCCTCGTCCTGCTCGGGTACAGGCAGGGGGGCGTCGCGCCGATCCTGCTCAAGGGGATGAAGAGCGGCGAGATCGTCGAGCACGCGGTCGACCCGTTGCCGCAGGCGCTCGTGTTGACCTCCATCGTGATCGGGCTCGGCGTGCTCGCCCTGATGGTGTCGATGTGCCTGCGCATCTACGAGAAGTACAAGACGTTCGACATGTCAGAGATCAACAGGCTCAGGGGCTAG
- a CDS encoding NADH-quinone oxidoreductase subunit C gives MEKEALKKRIGDRFGDSVRIEERSPDRVYVWAENDIWTDLAGFVFNDLDCRFDTGVAVDDRDGVEVMFFFPVDAEHYYLTVKTFARKPKPELESISNLIPGAKWIEREMWEMYEVFFRHHPDLRPLLRADTRPDDFYPARRETKESLECTRVRDDGKERADEIAGRPLKGKNP, from the coding sequence ATGGAAAAAGAGGCACTGAAGAAGCGGATAGGCGACCGGTTCGGCGACAGCGTCCGGATCGAGGAGCGTTCGCCGGACCGCGTCTACGTCTGGGCGGAGAACGACATCTGGACCGATCTCGCCGGCTTCGTCTTCAACGACCTGGACTGCCGGTTCGACACGGGCGTGGCCGTCGACGACCGGGACGGCGTCGAGGTCATGTTCTTCTTCCCGGTCGACGCCGAGCACTACTATCTCACGGTCAAGACGTTCGCGCGCAAGCCGAAGCCCGAGCTCGAATCGATATCGAACCTGATACCGGGCGCGAAGTGGATCGAGCGGGAGATGTGGGAGATGTACGAGGTCTTCTTCCGGCATCACCCCGATCTCCGGCCGCTCCTGCGCGCCGACACCCGGCCCGACGATTTCTATCCCGCGCGGCGCGAGACCAAGGAATCGCTCGAATGCACCCGCGTTCGGGACGACGGGAAGGAGCGCGCCGACGAGATCGCAGGGCGGCCGCTGAAGGGCAAGAACCCCTGA
- a CDS encoding 4Fe-4S dicluster domain-containing protein: protein MEKRVYINMNLCIGCRACAAACAQGHHDQGLLKHGHVEEEALLPMHCRHCDTPLCLEVCPQEAIKKKEDGTIIRMSHLCIGCKSCIMSCPFGVMFMHSTWHVSPKCDLCHDRVADGKTPRCVATCTSGALVFEELATLEKMQKRAVEGGRYFTRFMLKR from the coding sequence ATGGAGAAGAGAGTCTACATCAATATGAACCTGTGCATCGGCTGCCGCGCCTGCGCCGCCGCCTGCGCGCAGGGGCATCACGACCAGGGGCTGCTCAAGCACGGCCACGTCGAGGAAGAGGCCCTCCTGCCGATGCACTGCCGTCACTGCGACACGCCGCTGTGTCTCGAGGTCTGCCCGCAGGAGGCGATCAAGAAGAAGGAGGACGGCACGATCATCCGCATGAGCCATCTCTGCATCGGCTGCAAGTCGTGCATCATGTCCTGCCCCTTCGGCGTGATGTTCATGCATTCCACGTGGCACGTCTCGCCGAAGTGCGATCTCTGCCACGACCGCGTCGCCGACGGGAAAACGCCCCGCTGCGTCGCGACCTGCACGTCCGGCGCGCTGGTCTTCGAGGAACTCGCGACCCTCGAGAAGATGCAGAAACGCGCGGTCGAGGGCGGACGGTATTTCACCCGCTTCATGCTCAAGCGATAG
- a CDS encoding cation:proton antiporter — translation MNAIIALLILCIFLCMYRVGKGPTAPDRTVAIDILGTLVVGFCALYTIITGKDLYMNIGISWALLSFIGTLALAKYLEGRGFDE, via the coding sequence GTGAACGCAATTATCGCGCTATTGATTCTGTGCATCTTCCTGTGCATGTACCGGGTCGGGAAGGGCCCGACCGCGCCGGACCGGACGGTCGCGATCGACATTCTCGGCACGCTGGTGGTGGGGTTCTGCGCCCTCTACACCATCATCACGGGGAAGGACCTCTACATGAACATCGGCATCTCGTGGGCGCTGCTCAGCTTCATCGGCACCCTCGCCCTGGCCAAGTATCTCGAAGGGAGGGGTTTCGATGAGTGA
- a CDS encoding hydrogenase maturation protease, with amino-acid sequence MTDEAGKIVERLRGRRFGVVCVGNDFRGDDGAGPALAAVLAGRKIAAPVVDATEVPENYGGWPAKEGLESVLFVDAVEMGAEPGVFQIIPLGKLMVSASSTHRLSLHFTIRFLENDWDGDAFLVGVQPKSIELDAGLSDEVRAGVEALADAIERAAGAP; translated from the coding sequence ATGACGGACGAGGCCGGAAAGATCGTCGAACGGCTCCGCGGCAGGCGCTTCGGCGTCGTCTGCGTGGGAAACGATTTCCGGGGTGACGACGGGGCCGGTCCGGCCCTCGCCGCCGTGCTGGCCGGGCGGAAGATCGCCGCGCCGGTCGTCGACGCGACGGAGGTCCCGGAGAACTACGGCGGCTGGCCGGCGAAGGAGGGGCTCGAGAGCGTCCTCTTCGTCGACGCCGTCGAGATGGGAGCCGAGCCGGGCGTCTTCCAAATCATCCCCCTCGGGAAGCTGATGGTCTCGGCGAGCAGCACCCACCGCCTCTCGCTCCACTTCACGATCCGCTTTCTCGAGAACGACTGGGACGGCGACGCCTTCCTCGTGGGCGTGCAGCCGAAGTCGATCGAGCTGGACGCCGGCCTCTCCGACGAGGTCCGCGCCGGCGTCGAAGCCCTCGCCGACGCGATCGAGCGGGCGGCGGGGGCGCCCTGA